One segment of Apus apus isolate bApuApu2 chromosome 1, bApuApu2.pri.cur, whole genome shotgun sequence DNA contains the following:
- the RIPPLY3 gene encoding protein ripply3 isoform X1, protein MTTLLGGILQLLLTEADAILIDQRFGNKCNTSAPWLGTCHSVLCVTAGVICGGHADSRFHYGDQFAVLPAASCLENRRLQAGLIAAFQYPKGRTGNLERDFIQALAARGHGTEPDSQLIHFRSKGALGFQHPVRLYLPKSKSQKFLSSSGEKVLASFPVQATIHFYNDDTDSEEDEENSSA, encoded by the exons ATGACCACGCTCCTCGGGGGaatcctgcagcttctgctcaCCGAAGCCGATGCGATCCTGATAGACCAACGGTTCGGGAATAAATGCAACACTTCAGCGCCATGGTTGGGGACCTGCCATTCGGTTCTGTGCGTCACCGCTGGCGTCATCTGCGGTGGGCATGCAGACTCACGTTTCCATTATGGAGACCAGTTTGCTGTACTGCCAGCTGCATCttgcctggagaacagaaggcttcAGGCAGgtctcatagcagccttccagtatccGAAGGGGCGTACAGGAAATCTGGAGAGGGACTTTATACAAGCGCTTGCAGCAagaggacatggg ACAGAGCCGGACAGTCAACTAATACATTTTAGATCAAAAGGAGCCTTGGGGTTTCAGCATCCAGTGAG ACTTTATTTGCCCAAGTCTAAATCCCAAAAGTTTCTTAGTAGCAGCGGAGAAAAGGTTCTGGCGAGTTTTCCAGTACAAGCTACAATTCACTTCTACAATGACGACACCGACTctgaggaagatgaagaaaacagttCAGCTTAA
- the RIPPLY3 gene encoding protein ripply3 isoform X2 has translation MSENQQMTEPDSQLIHFRSKGALGFQHPVRLYLPKSKSQKFLSSSGEKVLASFPVQATIHFYNDDTDSEEDEENSSA, from the exons ATGTCAGAGAATCAACAAATG ACAGAGCCGGACAGTCAACTAATACATTTTAGATCAAAAGGAGCCTTGGGGTTTCAGCATCCAGTGAG ACTTTATTTGCCCAAGTCTAAATCCCAAAAGTTTCTTAGTAGCAGCGGAGAAAAGGTTCTGGCGAGTTTTCCAGTACAAGCTACAATTCACTTCTACAATGACGACACCGACTctgaggaagatgaagaaaacagttCAGCTTAA